A genomic region of Luteibacter aegosomatissinici contains the following coding sequences:
- a CDS encoding sensor domain-containing diguanylate cyclase, giving the protein MSDHGVSAEGPGRVAPPAGESQDLALRDRLAASEDFLDRIGQVAGVGGWKLDLASGSLTWTAQTCRIHDLPPDHQPTLDEAISYYAPGARAVLEAAVMRGIEHGEGWDLELPLTTATGRPIWVRAQGAVEQREGKASRLVGALQDITERRRDIDALIASERRFRSLFTYSLGLICTHDLAGRLLTVNPAACRSLGLAASELIGRSVAELMPAEDAARVPAYLARIRARGVDAGRLRFLAADGSVRVWQYHNVTDTLDGEVQVLGHAQDITDQVQQEDRWREWSLRDALTGCHNRRYLAAFMDEGGREGVWSCVTLDLDKFKLINDTLGHQRGDEVLVGMAEFFREHARKNDRVIRLGGDEFLVLQPGGQLADAQRMASGLEAAAASAPCGFTAGVAEHVPGRTVEATLADADKALYAIRKVRRGLG; this is encoded by the coding sequence ATGTCAGATCACGGAGTGTCCGCGGAAGGCCCCGGGCGCGTCGCGCCGCCCGCTGGTGAGTCGCAGGATCTTGCGCTGCGCGATCGCCTCGCGGCGAGCGAGGATTTCCTTGATCGGATAGGCCAGGTTGCTGGCGTCGGTGGTTGGAAGCTGGACCTCGCGAGTGGCTCGCTCACCTGGACGGCGCAGACATGCCGTATTCACGACCTGCCGCCGGACCACCAGCCGACCCTGGACGAAGCCATCAGCTACTACGCGCCTGGCGCACGAGCCGTGCTCGAAGCGGCGGTGATGCGTGGCATTGAGCACGGCGAGGGCTGGGACCTCGAGCTGCCGCTCACCACGGCGACCGGCAGGCCCATCTGGGTTCGCGCGCAGGGCGCGGTGGAGCAGCGTGAAGGCAAGGCATCACGCCTGGTGGGTGCGCTGCAGGACATTACCGAGCGCCGCCGTGATATCGATGCGCTGATCGCCAGCGAACGCCGCTTCCGTAGCCTGTTTACCTACAGCCTGGGGTTGATCTGCACGCATGACCTCGCGGGCCGGCTGTTGACCGTGAACCCGGCGGCGTGCCGTTCGCTGGGCCTTGCCGCATCGGAGCTGATCGGGCGTTCGGTCGCCGAATTGATGCCTGCGGAGGATGCTGCCCGGGTACCGGCTTATCTTGCACGCATCCGCGCCCGTGGCGTCGACGCAGGACGCCTCCGTTTCCTGGCCGCGGATGGATCGGTGCGCGTGTGGCAATACCACAATGTCACCGATACGCTGGATGGTGAAGTGCAGGTGCTCGGCCATGCGCAGGACATTACCGATCAGGTCCAGCAGGAGGATCGCTGGCGTGAGTGGTCGCTTCGCGATGCGCTCACCGGATGCCATAACCGTCGGTATCTCGCCGCGTTCATGGATGAAGGTGGCCGTGAAGGCGTGTGGTCCTGCGTCACGCTCGACCTGGACAAGTTCAAGCTGATCAACGATACGCTAGGCCACCAGCGCGGCGACGAAGTGCTGGTCGGTATGGCGGAGTTCTTCCGTGAGCACGCACGGAAGAACGACAGGGTTATCCGCCTGGGCGGTGATGAGTTTCTGGTGTTGCAGCCGGGTGGCCAACTGGCCGATGCCCAGCGCATGGCGAGTGGGCTTGAGGCAGCGGCGGCATCCGCGCCGTGCGGCTTTACCGCCGGCGTGGCCGAACACGTCCCTGGCCGCACGGTCGAGGCGACGCTCGCCGATGCGGACAAGGCCCTCTATGCAATCCGCAAGGTGCGTCGCGGCCTGGGCTAA
- a CDS encoding TetR/AcrR family transcriptional regulator — translation MPTKPKTPVRRSESLSRERIVEASIALLDSLGETGLTFRALSERLATGAGAIYWHIADKDDLLVAASDATIAGVLAASADARSPEAKVRAMGLALFDAIDRRPWLGSALARAPGQLPVVRIMEGLGQQVIALGVPPRARWATTNALLSFILGVGGQNAANTAFATTREIDREAFLGEMAGTWAALDAEAFPFTRSIASQLPRHDDRADFLAGLNLLLAGIQAQWPR, via the coding sequence ATGCCGACCAAACCGAAAACACCCGTGCGCCGGAGTGAATCGCTCTCCCGCGAACGCATCGTCGAGGCCTCTATCGCGCTGTTGGATAGCCTGGGTGAGACGGGCCTGACCTTCCGCGCCTTGTCCGAGCGCCTTGCTACGGGCGCAGGCGCCATCTATTGGCACATCGCCGACAAGGACGATCTGCTGGTGGCGGCCAGCGATGCGACCATCGCGGGCGTGCTGGCGGCGAGCGCGGACGCCAGGTCGCCCGAGGCGAAGGTGCGCGCCATGGGATTGGCGTTGTTCGATGCCATCGACCGCCGTCCATGGCTCGGATCGGCCCTTGCGCGTGCGCCGGGGCAGCTGCCCGTCGTTCGTATCATGGAAGGGCTAGGGCAGCAGGTGATTGCCTTGGGTGTGCCACCGAGGGCCCGGTGGGCCACCACGAATGCGTTGTTGAGCTTCATCCTTGGCGTGGGCGGGCAGAATGCCGCCAACACGGCCTTCGCCACGACACGCGAGATCGACCGGGAGGCCTTCCTCGGGGAGATGGCAGGCACCTGGGCGGCCCTCGATGCCGAGGCGTTCCCGTTCACGCGCAGCATCGCTAGCCAGCTGCCGCGCCATGATGATCGCGCCGATTTCCTCGCTGGCTTGAATCTGTTGCTCGCCGGCATCCAGGCGCAGTGGCCTCGCTAA
- a CDS encoding FAD-dependent oxidoreductase, producing MTPSIAIIGAGLGGLVLARVLHVNGIAAKVYEAEASPDARAQGGMLDIHEHDGQRALKAAGLYDEFVTLIHPGGEATRVFDATGNLLFHNDDDGTGGRPEVPRGALRQMLIDSLPRDTIHWGMKLIEAVPSGGGPHTLRFGDGTTVVADLLVGADGAWSKVRPLLSPQTPTYAGVSFVETYLDDADDRHGPSAAAVGPGGMFALAPGKGIMAHREPGAVVHAYIALLRSEDWFRAIDFADARAARATIAAEFEGWAPPLRALITDGTSAPILRRIYSLPANHTWNRVPGITLIGDAAHLMPPSGEGANLAMIDGAELGQALAARPHDVEAALTAFEQTMFHRSAAAATDAAALLATLFGPASPASLVGMFDTALARS from the coding sequence ATGACCCCATCGATCGCCATCATCGGAGCCGGCCTCGGCGGCCTGGTGCTCGCTCGCGTGCTCCATGTCAACGGCATCGCCGCGAAGGTGTACGAGGCCGAGGCATCGCCCGATGCACGGGCGCAGGGTGGCATGCTCGATATCCACGAGCACGACGGCCAGCGGGCGCTCAAGGCGGCGGGCCTGTACGACGAATTCGTCACCCTGATTCATCCCGGCGGCGAGGCCACACGCGTTTTCGACGCCACCGGCAACCTGCTCTTCCATAACGATGACGACGGTACGGGCGGCCGGCCCGAAGTCCCACGCGGCGCGCTGCGCCAGATGTTGATCGATTCCCTACCGCGGGACACGATCCATTGGGGCATGAAGTTGATCGAGGCCGTGCCCAGCGGCGGCGGCCCGCACACGCTACGGTTCGGCGACGGCACCACGGTCGTTGCCGATCTCCTGGTCGGCGCCGACGGCGCATGGTCGAAAGTCAGGCCACTGCTCTCGCCCCAGACGCCCACCTACGCCGGCGTGTCGTTCGTGGAAACCTATCTTGACGATGCCGACGACCGTCACGGCCCGAGCGCCGCAGCGGTCGGCCCGGGTGGCATGTTTGCGCTTGCGCCAGGCAAGGGCATCATGGCGCATCGCGAACCTGGTGCCGTAGTGCATGCATACATCGCACTACTGCGCTCTGAAGACTGGTTCCGCGCCATCGATTTCGCTGATGCGCGAGCGGCGCGCGCGACGATCGCCGCCGAATTCGAAGGATGGGCGCCACCGCTGCGCGCCTTGATCACCGATGGCACATCGGCACCCATCCTGCGCCGCATCTACAGCCTGCCCGCGAACCACACGTGGAACCGCGTGCCGGGCATAACACTGATTGGCGATGCCGCCCACCTCATGCCGCCATCCGGCGAAGGGGCCAACCTGGCGATGATCGATGGCGCCGAACTGGGGCAGGCACTCGCCGCACGTCCGCACGACGTGGAAGCGGCGCTGACGGCGTTTGAGCAGACCATGTTCCACCGCTCAGCCGCCGCAGCCACCGATGCGGCGGCGCTGCTGGCCACCCTGTTCGGACCGGCGTCACCCGCTAGCCTGGTCGGCATGTTCGATACAGCACTTGCTAGATCTTGA
- a CDS encoding NADP-dependent oxidoreductase, producing MKAAWIADAARGDLSIVVGETADPDAGSRGLIVAVEAVGLTFGEPHWVTNGAGPLPDGRPRPLPVIIGHEFAGRVVDAAAGDHDFTVGDRVFGLIDFWRNGAAAELAHVLPSEIARVPEGISAVDAATLPIGALTAWQGLFDHGHLQAGQTVLIHGGAGAVGTFAIQIAKGAKARVIATARGAESVALCRSLGADVVVDTAAERFEAVAGGVDLVFDTVGRDLLERSWAIVPRGGTLVTISGEAEDAPSPERARELGVSAAWFIVSPDPGQLAQLASWVLDGRIRVKLDAVYPLDDARRVFQEAAGRAHAGKTVLKI from the coding sequence ATGAAGGCGGCATGGATCGCGGATGCGGCGCGCGGTGATCTCTCCATCGTGGTGGGCGAAACCGCCGACCCGGATGCCGGTTCGCGCGGCCTCATCGTGGCGGTCGAGGCGGTGGGCCTGACGTTCGGCGAACCGCACTGGGTCACCAATGGTGCGGGCCCCTTGCCTGATGGCCGGCCAAGGCCCTTGCCCGTGATCATTGGCCACGAATTCGCCGGCCGCGTGGTCGATGCGGCGGCAGGCGATCACGACTTTACCGTGGGCGATCGTGTGTTCGGCCTCATCGATTTCTGGCGCAATGGGGCGGCGGCGGAACTGGCACACGTGCTGCCAAGCGAGATCGCGAGGGTCCCTGAGGGTATCAGTGCGGTCGATGCCGCGACCTTGCCTATTGGCGCGCTCACTGCCTGGCAAGGGTTGTTCGATCACGGCCACCTGCAGGCCGGGCAGACGGTGCTTATCCACGGTGGCGCCGGGGCCGTCGGCACGTTCGCCATCCAGATCGCGAAGGGGGCGAAGGCGCGCGTGATCGCCACGGCGCGTGGCGCCGAGTCTGTCGCATTGTGTCGCTCGCTGGGCGCCGATGTCGTGGTGGATACGGCCGCGGAGCGTTTCGAGGCGGTGGCGGGTGGTGTCGATCTGGTCTTCGATACCGTGGGCCGCGATCTGCTTGAGCGTAGCTGGGCTATCGTGCCCCGGGGCGGTACGCTGGTGACCATTTCGGGTGAGGCTGAAGATGCGCCATCCCCCGAGCGTGCACGTGAGCTTGGCGTTTCCGCCGCGTGGTTCATCGTTAGCCCGGATCCCGGGCAGCTGGCGCAGCTGGCCTCGTGGGTGCTCGATGGCCGGATCAGGGTGAAGCTTGATGCGGTGTATCCGCTGGACGACGCGCGGCGGGTGTTCCAGGAGGCCGCGGGCAGGGCGCACGCGGGCAAAACGGTGCTCAAGATCTAG
- a CDS encoding LysR family transcriptional regulator has translation MDRLTCMGVFEAAARTGSIAGAARLFAMTPSRASKYLAALEAELGVSLLRRSTRQLALTPEGERYLERCRRVLAEVREADDEARAQTDAISGTLRVTAPVTFGALHLGPVVAAFLQKHPGVSLQIQLDDRYRDLRSDAVDVAIRIGRLASSSLVARRLGACHMVLCAAPSFLANHATVRTPADLAGLPVLAFSEAVSPADWMVRDAAGALHRIEGTMRLAADNVQMLAAAAVAGAGLVFGPTFILGPHIQRGELVRVLPAYEADSLDISVVYSTRAFLPRTVRAFVDHLAGSLKEPFAWGGAGVQAASR, from the coding sequence ATGGACCGCTTGACTTGCATGGGTGTGTTTGAAGCCGCGGCGCGCACGGGCAGCATCGCGGGCGCGGCGCGGCTGTTTGCCATGACGCCGTCGCGGGCGAGTAAATACCTGGCGGCCCTGGAGGCGGAACTTGGTGTATCGCTGCTGCGGCGCTCGACCCGCCAGCTCGCATTGACGCCCGAGGGGGAGCGGTATCTGGAACGCTGCCGCCGCGTACTCGCCGAAGTGCGCGAGGCCGACGATGAGGCGCGCGCCCAGACCGACGCGATCAGCGGGACGCTTCGCGTGACGGCGCCGGTCACGTTTGGCGCTTTGCATCTTGGACCGGTGGTGGCTGCGTTCCTGCAAAAACATCCTGGTGTATCGCTGCAGATCCAGCTCGATGACCGTTACCGCGACCTGCGCAGCGATGCCGTGGACGTGGCGATCCGCATTGGTCGCCTCGCCAGTTCGTCGCTGGTGGCCCGGCGGCTCGGGGCGTGCCACATGGTGCTCTGCGCGGCGCCCTCGTTCCTGGCGAACCATGCGACAGTGCGAACCCCGGCGGATCTCGCCGGGCTACCCGTCCTGGCGTTCAGCGAAGCGGTGTCCCCCGCGGACTGGATGGTCCGGGATGCGGCCGGGGCGCTTCATCGAATCGAGGGGACCATGCGCCTTGCTGCGGATAACGTCCAGATGCTTGCCGCCGCGGCGGTCGCTGGCGCAGGCCTGGTGTTCGGTCCGACGTTCATTCTTGGCCCGCACATCCAGCGGGGCGAGCTGGTTCGTGTCCTGCCGGCGTACGAGGCCGATAGCCTGGATATCAGCGTGGTGTATTCCACGCGGGCATTCCTGCCGAGGACGGTGCGCGCGTTCGTCGATCACCTGGCCGGTTCACTGAAGGAGCCGTTCGCTTGGGGCGGCGCTGGCGTACAAGCCGCTAGCCGCTGA